The Oncorhynchus kisutch isolate 150728-3 unplaced genomic scaffold, Okis_V2 scaffold1366, whole genome shotgun sequence genome has a segment encoding these proteins:
- the LOC109879898 gene encoding zinc finger protein 239-like: MDRDRASPHTSTLPESPGCNSPGSALLQGLKRVSSLLIDCRKTPGQSGSSRGGHEENGDLISSRDTPKRGYLGGRGLSAHLQPHVADEAEKCLSRSEHFKKHQQRCIGKKPQHCCSDCGKNFTSRSCFIIHQRIHTGERPYFCSQCGKRHISAGRLKEHQRIHTGEKPYRCSQCGKSFALSGTLKTHLRIHTGEKPYCCSQCGRSFAVSTALKSHLRVHTGEKPYCCSQCGKGFAVSSALKSHLIIHTGERPYPCLRCGKSFVSAGNLTVHKRIHTGERPYSCDQCGKSFALASVLTSHRRIHTGKKPYSCEQCGKSFAVASSLSRHQRTHTGEKPYVCLCGKSFAQLGTMTSHQKTKTCRISSPSYTAPVPDP, encoded by the exons ATGGATCGG GACAGAGCTAGCCCACATACCTCCACCCTGCCAGAGTCCCCGGGTTGCAACTCTCCCGGTAGCGCCTTACTGCAGGGTCTGAAGAGGGTGTCTTCATTGCTGATCGACTGCAGGAAAACACCAGGGCAGAGTGGATCTTCGAGAGGTGGACACGAGGAAAATGGAGATTTGATTTCATCAA GGGACACACCTAAACGTGGTTATCTCGGTGGGAGGGGCTTATCTGCTCACCTTCAACCACATgttgctgacgaggcagagaagtgtctctccagatcagaacacttcaagaaacaccagcagagatGTATAGGGAAGAAACCTCAAcattgctgctctgactgtgggaagaattTCACTAGCCGGAGTTGCTTCATTATTCACCAGCGGATTCACACCGGCGAGAGACCGTACTTCTgctctcagtgtgggaagagGCACATCTCTGCAGGGCGTCTTAAAGAACACCAAAGAAtccatacaggagagaaaccttacagaTGCTcacagtgtgggaagagttttgctctATCTGGCACCTTAAAAACTCATCTGAGAAtccatacaggagagaaaccctACTGCTGCTCTCAGTGTGGGAGGAGTTTTGCTGTATCTACCGCCTTAAAATCTCATCTGAGAGtccatacaggagagaaaccgtacTGCTGCTCTCAGTGTGGGAAGGGTTTTGCTGTATCTAGTGCCTTAAAATCGCATTTGATAATTCATACTGGCGAGAGGCCTTACCCCTGCCTTCGTTGTGGGAAAAGCTTTGTTAGTGCAGGAAACCTAACTGTACACAAgcgaatacacactggagagaggccttatagctgtgatcagtgtggaaagagctttgcTCTAGCTTCCGTTCTGACTTCACACCGGCGCATACACACTGGaaagaaaccttatagctgtgaacagtgtgggaagagctttgccGTAGCTTCCTCCCTGAGTAGacaccagcgaacacacactggagagaaaccttatgtTTGTCTTTGTGGAAAGAGCTTTGCTCAGTTAGGGACAATGACAAGTCACCAGAAAACAAAAACCTGCCGTATTTCATCTCCATCCTATACGGCACCGGTTCCAGATCCCTAA